Genomic segment of Bacillota bacterium:
CTAAAGCACACAGACCTGACCTACGGCGACTATGGTCGAGTGACAGATGAGGTGCTGGACTTAAGCAACCTCAACATCGAGACCGATGTGCCATCTTTTCTGGAGGGTCAAATCGTTGCGCTCTGCGACGAGATTGCCCAAGTGACTCACGACCTTGAGGATGCGTTCAGAGCCAAGGTCCTGAGCCCAGACAATGACGCGTTGAGGGAGGTGCCTGTTTACGAAGAGGCCTATGGCATGGTGAAGGAATCATTTGATCAAGACAACTTCCGCAATCGCCTCATCCGCAACCTGATCAACAGGCTTGTCAGCGACCTCATTGATGGAACAGAGGGTCAACTGGCGTCTCTGCCGTCCGTTGCGGACCAGTATGGTAGAATCCGCACGTGGATTGTTCGTTTCTCCAAAGATACGGGGAGCCAGGTCAATAGACTCAAAGATATACTACGAGAGGCGGTCTATGCATCTTACGAGGTTTCTCGTACGGACATCAAGGGTGAAATGGTTATCGAAAAGATCTTTGAAGCGTATATCGAGAAACCTGAGAGACTGACGGAGTATGTGTTTCGGAAGTATAATGATGTGAAAGCAACACTTGCAGGCGACGGGGGACTGCAGGAACTGAACCGGTCCAATGTAGCGAAGCGTAGGACGGAACTAAGAAATGACAGGGTGTTCATTCGATTGGTTGCAGCCCACATTGCTGGAATGACTGATACCTTTGCTGTCCAGGAGTATAACGATCTCTTTGTACCCCGGAGCTAGGCAGTCTGTTCATGGACAAAAGGGGTCTTTGTTTCCATGTTTGACGGGAGCAGGTCAGCGAACTCACGAGAAATCTGGATCGTTAACCACTATGCAATAACCCCAGACCTCCCAGGGGGCACCAGGCACTACGACTTTGCAGTTGAGCTTGCGAAGATGGGTTACGAGGTCTGCATCTTCGCATCCGATGTCAATCTTGCCTTGCGCCGGCACACTAGACTAGAGTCAGGAGAGCTTTATCGGGAGGAATCCATAAACGGGGTCCGGTTCGTGTGGGTTCGGGCTGCGACCTATCAGAAGAATGACTGGCGACGAGTGTGGAACATGCTGTCCTTTGCGCTCAATGTGTTTCGGGTGGGTGTTCGCCTGAGAGGAAGCCCTAAGGCCGTCATCGGGTCTTCCCCGCACCCCTTCGCTGCCTTAGTTGCGTGGGTTATCTCAAAGATCAAGCACTCACGATTCCTGCTGGAGCTCAGGGATCTCTGGCCCCAGGTACTTATCGATATGGGTGGCATGGCGGAGCATAGCGTGCCTGCGCGCATCCTGAGACTGCTTGAGCGCTTTCTGTATCGAGTCGCGGCCAAGATCATCGTACTTGCCAGCGGCTCGCGAGAGTACTTGCTTCATCGGGGTGTCCCATCCGACAAGATTGTTTACATCCCCAACGGGGTTTACCTCACGAACTTCCAGGTACGTGAGAGCTCCGGGCCGGTTCTCGTGGAAAGTGCCAGGAATTGCATACAGGAACAGGAAGCTGACCAGGAAACGGTTCACGCCGCGAGTGCCGCCTCTGAAGAGACAATGCCTCCACAGCAATCGGCGGCTAGGCGCAAGTTTGGCTTTGCACGGTTCACGGTGGTCTACACAGGAGCGCACGGGCCTGCCAACGCGCTGGAGACTATCCTCGGGGCAGCGCAAATTCTCCGTTCTAGGAATGATGTTGAATTTGTCCTGGTGGGCGACGGGCCCGCGAAGGGCGCATTGGTCCGTGAAGCCGCTAACCGTGGGTTGGATAATGTTCGTTTCATGGACCCGATCCCGAAAGAGAACATACCTTCTCTCCTCGGTGCAGCGGATGCTGCTGTGATAACGCTTCGTGCAGTTGACGCGTTTTCGTATGGCATCAGCCCTAACAAGCTTTTCGACTACATGGCGGCGGCCAAACCTGTAATATGCGCCGTCCCCGGCGAAATAGCTCGACTTGTCACTGACAACGGTGCGGGCATCGCAGTAGAACCCGAGAATCCGATGGCCTTGGCCCATGCTGTCGAACAGCTCGTCAATATGGGGGACGCCGAACGCGCCGCCATGGGCCACCGCGGCCGTCTGCTTGTGGAGCATGACTTCTCAAGAGAGAAGCTCGCGCGGAGATTGGCCCGGCTAGTGTAAGAGCGAAGCCTACTAAGGAATATGAGGCGCTTAGAGGTCAGACCAAACAGACATAGGTTGACAACGGGGATTAGGCTGCGCGCGTACGAGGGTCGTGCCGACACCCTACACGCGACTCCCGAGTGAGCTATACGCAGCTCGGGGTTGGCTTATTCATGGCCACTGTGCGCAGGGGGCTCCACCCTTGTTCAGAGCGCAATCGGGGGGTAAAATGATGACTGGAAGCTCAAGTGGCATCACATGTAATAGGTGGTGAAGACCTTGGACTCTGACGGCGGCATGGCCAGCGAGCTACGGGTATACACAATAGGGCACTCCACTCACTCCTTAGATAGCTTTGCCTCACTTCTCAAGCGTTACGAGATCGACGTCCTAGTGGATGTGCGTTCTTGCCCCTACTCCCGGCACGTACCTCAATTCAACGCTGATAACCTGAGAGAATTCCTTGCCGCGATTGGAATTCGGTATGTTTTCCTTGGAGACGCACTCGGGGGACGTCCTCGTGATCGTGAGCTCTATGACGAACACGGTCACATAGTGTATGCACGGATTGCTCGGCGGCCTGCGTTTCGAAGAGGTCTTTCTAAATTGGAGAAGCAAGCGGAAACATGTCGAGTCGCCGTGTTGTGCAGCGAGGAGGATCCTGTGCATTGTCATAGGCGTTTGTTGGTAGGTAATGCCCTGATGGAACAAGGGATCAAGGTCACGCACATCCGAGGGGATGGTCGGTTACAAACCGAAGAGGCGCTGATGGGTTCCGAAAAGCACACGGACTCGTCTATGCGTCAACTAAAGCTCCTCGATGTCTAAGGGGGCGTGCTGCCTTGAAGGTGTATACGATAGGGTTCAGCAGGAAGACAGCAGCAGAGTTCTTCCAAGCATTGAGACGTGCGGGCATCAAACGAGTAGTGGACGTGCGCTTGAACAACACGTCGCAACTGGCTGGCTTTACCAAGAGGGGTGACCTCACGTTCTTCCTCAAAGAGCTGTGTAATGCCGAATACACTCATGAGACGTTGCTTGCCCCGACTTACGACTTGCTTCGCTTGTATAAGAGGGAAGCGGGAGACTGGAACGAGTACGAAAGCCGTTTCCTAGCCTTAATGGCAAGCCGGAAGATCGAAGAAAGACTTAACCCAGCTCTGTTGGATGGTCCGACGGTTTTTCTCTGCAGCGAACCTTCTGCGGAGCATTGCCATCGGCGACTTGTTCTCGAGTACCTTCGAGATAGATGGGGACCTTTCGAAATCGTGCACCTATAGGGGCGGGATCCAAGCTGAAATGCGAGATCATCTGCATGGCGAATTCAAGGAAGCTGTCTGGCAGGTGTGTCGCAGGGATCAGGACGGACGGGGCAGGATGGATACGTCCCGTCAGTCAGTCTCCCGATGGGACTCTTTACTGGCCACAGTACTTGTTATCAGATGGCACAGAACCTCGGATACTTGACGTAATAGAAATCGAGTTTGTTTGCCCCAGACCGGCTGTTCATCAGCCTGAGAACTGGATCTCAGATGTCACCCGCTGGCGGTTGGTTTCCCGGCCGGCCCCACCAGAAAAGCTGCGGCTCTTGGCTCGTCAGATAGTCGAAGGCCCGATTCTTCTGCACAGTGATACAGACCGTGTCCCGTTTGCAGCATTCTCAACAACACCAGCTAGCGCATCGTTAGCGCTAGTTGCTCCCAAGGAGATTTCGTGGAAAATCACTTACTCCATTCGGGGTCGACGCCAGACGCGAGCCGTGTTCACGCTGGGTGATTCCGCGTTTTATGACCTTGCGGTGACGGATCCCGAGTGGGAGAGCCGTTTAAGGCATCTGACTTTAGGTACATACAGTCCGCAGCAAATCGGAGTTGACGCTGGTATGGAGACCGTACTTACTGTTAGCCTGGGTGAACCGTTTGAGGACGGCAACTGCTATAAGCTGGTCTCTGGGGTGTTGATCCTACCACGCACGTGGAGGGAGGAGTGAGGCTCGCCACCGAACGCTTGTGAGGGGGAGGAATCCCGATGGCTAGTAGTGCTGTGCAGTAGTTCTGCTGTCGCACGCTCATCGAGCCCGAGGTGACCTGGGTTCTGTGACCACCGAATTGCAGGCGGATGAGCTCCAATGCCAGATGGGAATCCCTGAACGGCACGAATGTCTTCTATGTGGATCGCGCGGTCAGAGACTTGGCGGTGAAGGATATACGAAATGCCTTGACTGCTCTCTCATGAAGCTCGAGCGACTGGCCACGAATTTGCGCCCTTTTCCACAGAGAGAGTGGTTCTAATCCGTCAATTTGTTCTGCGTCACCCCGCGCTGTATGGTGGTCTGGAACAGTTTATGGGAGACGGCTGTGCCATGAGCAAGCGGGCGCGGAATTGCCGGACATAGTGCGGCGGAGCGAAAACGAGGCACGGAATTTGCGGGAGAGAATCAAACGGGGAGCTGCGCGGCACAGCTCGCAATTTCTATACTGAACTGGCTGCCCTGGTACAGGAGGGATCGGCGCCGGTGCATAATGCTTGGGAGGCAGTCCGCGTTGAGGCTGGCAAGCTCGGGAAGCGAATCAGCCCGCTGACTGGGTAGCTACAGCTCCCGTCGCTGCCGCAGCCCATCATGTGCTGCAACGAGCAACCAAGTGCTTGATGGAACAGCTACTGCTTGCTGACGTTTCCGGTCAGACGATCTGAGAGCGGGTTCGGAAGTGGGCAATGTCGTTCCAGGGGTTGGGAGTGTCTAGGGCAAGCGACGCTTTGCGGCTGGTAAACCTGCGTGGCGAATCGGACGAACTGGGTTGCCCGCAGAGTGCATCGGTTCCGGTAGCCTGAAGAAAGCTTTCACTCGACTAGCACCGACCCTGGGTGTCTGGGCTCGGTCGCACACAGGAAGAGAGTGTTCACTCCTGTGCCTGCCACAATATATACCGCTTAAGCTCTGAGACCGGGGGCCGGGGAACCCGATTTGGACTCGGAGCTAGTGACGACAAGGCTTTGTAGAAATGAGGAGTCAGGTCCATGAGGCGAAGGGTGCTACTTATCAAGCGGGCATTTGACATAGCTCTATCATTTCTGCTCTTAGTATTGCTTAGCCTACCGCTTGCCGCGATTGCGTTGGTGGTCTGGCTTGATTCCGGTCGTCCGATCCTCTTTACGCAGGACCGGGTGGGACTGGGTGGCCGCTTATTCAGAATATACAAGTTCCGAACCATGGTGAGGGACGCAGTAAGGGTGGGAATGGGTCTACGGACGGCGCGGGACGATCCCAGGGTCACGCGGGTAGGCAAGTTTCTTAGGGAGTACCACCTCGATGAGCTCCCCCAAGTCATCAATGTCCTGAAGGGGGATATGAGCATTGTGGGTCCGCGGCCGACAATCCCCTCTCAGGTGGCGACCTACACACCATTTGAGATGCGTCGACTAGAGGTGCGGCCTGGCATCACCGGTCTCGCTCAGGTGAGGGGGAACAACGAGTTGCCGTGGGAGGAACGGATTAAACTCGATGTCTACTACGTAGACCACGCTTCTCTTCTGCTTGACCTTAGTATCCTTTTCAGAACGATCTCGACTGTGCTCACGCGGAGGGGTGTCTACGGGATAGACGGTGTCGTCCACGACAAAGGTGAGCCGTTGTCAAAGTAAGGGGGACGGGTTCCGAAAATGCGGGTCGTATTGATCGGTGTCGTGAACTCCGCGAAAGCAGCGTTCGATGCTCTCGTAGCCTCCGGCGCGGACATCGCTATGGTGTATACAGCTGACGTCCAGAGAATGGTCGCTAAGAGCAGTATGGAACGTAGCTACTTTGTGGATTTCGTCCCGGTGGCCGCCGAGTATGGTATTCCGGTACGCCACGTGGTCAATGTTAACGAGCACGCGGCGGAAGTGCAGCAACTATGTCCCGATGTGATTTACGTAGTTGGATGGCCCCAAATGATCCGGCAAGAGATTCTGTCAATAGCGCCATGCGTCGGAATGCACCCCGCGCCGCTCCCAAAACGCCGGGGTGGCGCACCTCTCAATTGGCAGATCATCGACGGTGAGACTTCGAGTGCGGTGACCCTGCTGCGGCTGGGAACGGGCGTGGACGACGGAGACATCCTAGCTCAAGTCCCATTCGAGATCGCGCCGACTGACTACATTGATGATGTCATGCGCAAGGTGTGCGACATCACCTACGCTGCCATCAGAGACACGTATGCTGCTCTTGCCAACGGCAGGGCCGTATGGGTCCCACAGGACCATTCCAAGGCGACAGTGATGCGAAGACGGCGGCCGGAGGATGGGCTCATCAACTGGAATGACTCCTCGCAAAGGATAGTGAACCTCGTTAGAGCGGTATCCCACCCGTTCCCCGGGGCTTTTACTTATTGCGACGGGAAGCTGGTCAAGGTCTGGAGAGCCCATGTTCCTCACGG
This window contains:
- a CDS encoding DUF488 domain-containing protein, with the protein product MKVYTIGFSRKTAAEFFQALRRAGIKRVVDVRLNNTSQLAGFTKRGDLTFFLKELCNAEYTHETLLAPTYDLLRLYKREAGDWNEYESRFLALMASRKIEERLNPALLDGPTVFLCSEPSAEHCHRRLVLEYLRDRWGPFEIVHL
- a CDS encoding methionyl-tRNA formyltransferase: MRVVLIGVVNSAKAAFDALVASGADIAMVYTADVQRMVAKSSMERSYFVDFVPVAAEYGIPVRHVVNVNEHAAEVQQLCPDVIYVVGWPQMIRQEILSIAPCVGMHPAPLPKRRGGAPLNWQIIDGETSSAVTLLRLGTGVDDGDILAQVPFEIAPTDYIDDVMRKVCDITYAAIRDTYAALANGRAVWVPQDHSKATVMRRRRPEDGLINWNDSSQRIVNLVRAVSHPFPGAFTYCDGKLVKVWRAHVPHGYRPRLNAAPGEVLALIDNQLIVSARDYCVAISELEVGPGNVFGPERMRDAYALLAGKVLTSAGMLG
- a CDS encoding sugar transferase → MRRRVLLIKRAFDIALSFLLLVLLSLPLAAIALVVWLDSGRPILFTQDRVGLGGRLFRIYKFRTMVRDAVRVGMGLRTARDDPRVTRVGKFLREYHLDELPQVINVLKGDMSIVGPRPTIPSQVATYTPFEMRRLEVRPGITGLAQVRGNNELPWEERIKLDVYYVDHASLLLDLSILFRTISTVLTRRGVYGIDGVVHDKGEPLSK
- a CDS encoding glycosyltransferase family 4 protein — its product is MFDGSRSANSREIWIVNHYAITPDLPGGTRHYDFAVELAKMGYEVCIFASDVNLALRRHTRLESGELYREESINGVRFVWVRAATYQKNDWRRVWNMLSFALNVFRVGVRLRGSPKAVIGSSPHPFAALVAWVISKIKHSRFLLELRDLWPQVLIDMGGMAEHSVPARILRLLERFLYRVAAKIIVLASGSREYLLHRGVPSDKIVYIPNGVYLTNFQVRESSGPVLVESARNCIQEQEADQETVHAASAASEETMPPQQSAARRKFGFARFTVVYTGAHGPANALETILGAAQILRSRNDVEFVLVGDGPAKGALVREAANRGLDNVRFMDPIPKENIPSLLGAADAAVITLRAVDAFSYGISPNKLFDYMAAAKPVICAVPGEIARLVTDNGAGIAVEPENPMALAHAVEQLVNMGDAERAAMGHRGRLLVEHDFSREKLARRLARLV
- the dgt gene encoding dNTP triphosphohydrolase encodes the protein MMRVVLRGEELARKLDERLAEYAVKNTCALDPAVRRYGEDPIPNDTRTPFQHDRDRIIHSRAFRRLRGKTQVFTATRGDHFRTRLSHTLEVAQMARSVARVFALNEDLTEAIALGHDLGHAPFGHSGERVLHLLLSGQRRHILRFDLGGFKHNLNSLNVVDFFERYFPRFPGLNLTRWTREGILKHTDLTYGDYGRVTDEVLDLSNLNIETDVPSFLEGQIVALCDEIAQVTHDLEDAFRAKVLSPDNDALREVPVYEEAYGMVKESFDQDNFRNRLIRNLINRLVSDLIDGTEGQLASLPSVADQYGRIRTWIVRFSKDTGSQVNRLKDILREAVYASYEVSRTDIKGEMVIEKIFEAYIEKPERLTEYVFRKYNDVKATLAGDGGLQELNRSNVAKRRTELRNDRVFIRLVAAHIAGMTDTFAVQEYNDLFVPRS
- a CDS encoding DUF488 domain-containing protein; amino-acid sequence: MDSDGGMASELRVYTIGHSTHSLDSFASLLKRYEIDVLVDVRSCPYSRHVPQFNADNLREFLAAIGIRYVFLGDALGGRPRDRELYDEHGHIVYARIARRPAFRRGLSKLEKQAETCRVAVLCSEEDPVHCHRRLLVGNALMEQGIKVTHIRGDGRLQTEEALMGSEKHTDSSMRQLKLLDV